A window of the Cystobacter fuscus genome harbors these coding sequences:
- a CDS encoding LysM peptidoglycan-binding domain-containing protein, which yields MPNPHTVNDKDGLSSLWLIAKHYRVSLDDLKQRNSLIMNRFPVGHPRHGWLKLGDKVLIPAAHGGGRAMGPQMSSSNTLIDDNPWRAFLFVLADEVLPSGKLVRKVLEFPGPSQAQYIQANPEIFGMKPPNSKATFSLGEHALGQNQSRFLSASTRRGGAPNIAGRPVYIDIKKATAAGVKIHSTEAILADLARIQKSTPSLQPRIEKLKTVIASVEGEVLLEGNIPASAIKSKNAMMMTRSLRGVQVVGMAFTVYDIGKATSKSVKQGSVKPIAAEGIRQVGGWAAAVAGAKAGGLLGAAAGVETGPGAILTGFAGALIVGTAGYFGADWVADFIDEN from the coding sequence ATGCCCAATCCTCATACGGTTAATGACAAAGATGGTTTGAGTTCCCTGTGGCTCATCGCCAAGCACTACCGGGTCTCGCTCGATGACCTCAAGCAGCGGAACTCGCTCATCATGAACCGGTTCCCAGTTGGACATCCGCGCCATGGATGGTTGAAGCTTGGAGACAAGGTCCTCATTCCCGCGGCACATGGCGGTGGGCGGGCGATGGGGCCGCAGATGAGTTCCAGCAACACACTCATTGACGACAACCCATGGCGGGCCTTCCTCTTCGTTCTGGCGGATGAGGTTCTGCCTTCGGGTAAGCTAGTGAGAAAGGTCCTGGAATTTCCAGGCCCCAGCCAAGCTCAATATATTCAAGCGAATCCAGAGATTTTTGGAATGAAGCCTCCCAATTCCAAGGCGACCTTCTCATTGGGAGAGCATGCGCTGGGGCAAAACCAGAGCAGGTTCCTGTCCGCGAGCACCAGAAGAGGCGGAGCCCCCAATATCGCGGGCCGTCCTGTTTATATTGACATCAAGAAAGCCACGGCCGCCGGGGTGAAGATCCACTCGACAGAGGCAATCCTCGCTGACCTTGCACGGATTCAGAAATCAACCCCCAGTCTCCAGCCTCGCATCGAGAAGCTCAAGACCGTCATTGCCTCCGTAGAGGGGGAGGTTCTGCTGGAGGGGAATATCCCCGCGTCGGCCATCAAGTCGAAAAATGCCATGATGATGACTCGGAGCTTACGAGGGGTCCAGGTCGTTGGAATGGCATTCACGGTCTATGATATAGGAAAAGCCACGTCCAAATCCGTGAAGCAGGGCTCCGTCAAGCCCATAGCGGCGGAGGGTATTCGTCAAGTCGGCGGGTGGGCTGCGGCCGTCGCGGGGGCGAAGGCTGGCGGTCTGCTCGGTGCTGCGGCGGGGGTCGAAACGGGACCTGGAGCCATTCTCACGGGGTTCGCGGGCGCACTCATCGTTGGAACGGCGGGTTATTTTGGAGCGGACTGGGTCGCGGACTTCATTGATGAAAATTAG
- a CDS encoding septal ring lytic transglycosylase RlpA family protein yields the protein MNKKLVRRTAVTATVMGLFGLAGTLLVPSANASQASTLATCNATWYGAVGEIPEGWPTASGEPFHRMALKAAHNSLPFGTRVKVSYQGRSVTVTINDRGGFGGATCLDLTYGAFTQIANTDLGVIPVQYEILK from the coding sequence ATGAACAAGAAGCTCGTTCGTCGAACCGCCGTCACCGCGACCGTCATGGGCCTGTTCGGCCTGGCGGGAACCCTGCTCGTGCCCTCCGCCAATGCCTCCCAGGCAAGTACCCTCGCCACCTGCAACGCCACCTGGTACGGAGCGGTGGGCGAAATCCCCGAGGGATGGCCGACCGCCAGCGGTGAGCCCTTCCACCGAATGGCGCTCAAGGCCGCGCACAACTCCCTGCCGTTCGGCACCCGGGTCAAGGTGTCCTACCAGGGCCGGTCCGTCACCGTGACCATCAATGATCGCGGAGGCTTTGGCGGCGCGACGTGCCTGGACCTCACCTACGGAGCGTTCACGCAGATCGCCAATACCGACCTCGGCGTCATCCCCGTGCAGTACGAGATCCTCAAGTGA
- a CDS encoding alpha/beta fold hydrolase — translation MNTQTDSLTERAGKISGSYLTTRDGTQIYFKDWGPKNGKPIVFSHGWPLTADAWEDQMLFLSARGYRTIAHDRRGHGRSSQPWDGHDMDTYADDLAQLTTALGLEKAIHVGHSTGGGEVTRYIGRHGTSRVAKAVLIGAVPPIMLKTDWHPNGLPIDVFDGIRAGVLGDRSSFFKELSVAFYGFNRPGVKVSEGLRDSFWMQGMMGGLKAEYDCIKAFSETDFRADLAKFDVPTLVMHGDDDQIVPIDGAAKLTVSLVKGARLKSYPGFSHGMCSINKDVINRDLLAFIQE, via the coding sequence ATGAATACCCAGACGGACTCTCTCACCGAGCGCGCTGGCAAGATTTCTGGCAGCTATCTCACCACCCGGGATGGCACCCAGATCTACTTCAAGGACTGGGGCCCGAAGAATGGCAAGCCCATCGTCTTCTCTCATGGCTGGCCGCTCACCGCGGATGCCTGGGAGGATCAGATGCTGTTCCTGTCGGCGCGGGGCTACCGCACCATCGCCCACGATCGCCGCGGTCACGGCCGCTCGTCACAGCCGTGGGACGGCCACGACATGGACACCTATGCGGATGATCTCGCCCAGTTGACCACCGCGCTCGGCCTCGAGAAGGCCATCCATGTCGGCCACTCGACGGGAGGCGGCGAGGTCACGCGGTATATCGGCCGTCATGGGACTTCGCGAGTCGCCAAGGCCGTGCTCATCGGCGCCGTGCCACCGATCATGCTCAAGACCGACTGGCACCCGAACGGCCTGCCCATCGACGTGTTCGATGGCATCCGCGCCGGAGTGCTCGGTGACCGCTCGAGCTTCTTCAAGGAGCTGAGCGTGGCGTTCTACGGCTTCAACCGCCCGGGCGTGAAGGTCTCGGAAGGGCTGCGCGACAGCTTCTGGATGCAGGGCATGATGGGTGGGCTGAAGGCCGAGTACGACTGCATCAAGGCCTTCTCGGAGACCGACTTCCGCGCCGATCTCGCCAAGTTCGACGTACCGACCCTGGTGATGCACGGCGACGACGATCAGATCGTGCCGATCGACGGCGCGGCGAAGCTCACGGTCTCGCTGGTCAAGGGCGCGCGGCTCAAGAGCTATCCGGGCTTCAGCCACGGCATGTGCTCGATCAACAAGGACGTCATCAACCGCGACCTGCTGGCCTTCATCCAGGAGTAG